The Theileria parva strain Muguga chromosome 1, complete sequence, whole genome shotgun sequence DNA window CAAGAACAACCAATTCAGTATTATGACCAGCCGGGAATGGTTCAACAAACAAATTATGTACCACCACCTCAGGATATTTCTATGCCAGGTTCATATCAACAAGTTTATTATGGGCAACAACCTGCTGAGCCTCAACAGCCAATACAACCTCAATATTATCAACCAcctcaacctcaacaacAGATACAGCCTCAATATTATCAACCAACTCAACCTCAATATTATCAACCACCTCAATCACAACAACAGATACAGCCTCAAACTTATCAACCACCTTATGATACTGTACCAATACAACCTCCTCAACAAATGCAACCTCAATATTTTCAACCACCTTATGAAACTTGGCCAATACAACAACCTCCTCAACCATTACCTACGGCTGGGCCACAACAACCTATTCAGTATTATGTACCACAACAAGCACCTGAATTGTTACAGCCTCAAGTACCGCCACAACAGCCAATGCCGACTTACCAAACACCTCCATTAATACCGGAACAACAATTTACTCAATCTGGTTACCCTGGTCCACAACAACCACCTTATCCGAGACATCCATTACCAATAGAACAAGCACAACCGATTCAACCTGGTTCACAACAACCACCTTTTCCAAGACATGGAATACCAATAGAACAAGCACAACCTATTCAACCTGGTTCACAACAACCAACTTTTCCAAGACATGGATTACCACTTGGTCAACCAATACCGCGTAATCTAAGGCCTCAGTTTGGATTACGTGGCCCACAACAACGTCCAGGCTATCCAGGTCCTAAATTTCCACCCTATCCAAGACCCAGATTACCAGTTAGACAGAGAATGCCACCGTATGCAAGACCACGATTACCAGTTCAACGCCACGTTCCTCCTCTTCCAAGGCCTAGATTACCCGTTAGACAGCCAATGCCGCCTTTTCCAAGACCTCAATTTGGACTACGTGGCCCACCTCCACAGCCACAACCACAACCACAACCACAACCAAGTCATCATTTTCCAGGACCTATGGTCACACCAAGAGCTCCTATACAAATACTAACTCGACCAAGTAATGAAAAAACTGAATCATCAGATAAACCACCCAAGACAACAGAAAAAGCAGTTGACGAAACACCTACACAGCCAACTCAAGATCACCAGCCACAATCTGATACATCTGAGCCAGCCGAACCAAAAGTTACTGAAGAATTGGAACCTGAAACTATTCCAGTTCAACTAGATTCAGATGGTGATGACGGCTTAACTGATCAATTATCAGGGCTCCAACTAGCTGGTGATAAACCTACACAGCCCAGTCAAGATAAGGGTCCAAGTAAAACTCCAGACCAACCTCAGGATCAACCAACTGGTGACGCTGCTGGATCAGGAGATGGTCAACCACCATCAGACCAACCTGAACAACCTAGTGAATCAGGCGGTGCTGAAGGCGGTGATGAGCCCGATCAACCTAAACCTGAAGAAGTTGAGGGAAAAGGTAAAcgtaaaatatgtaaagaAATCAAATTCTATAAAAAAGATGAAAAAGGTAACACAGTTCCAATGACTGAGgatgaatataaaattgtaaagGATAATGATCAGAGGACCGTATATgaattaacaaaaaatattGCAGAATTACACTGTGACGGTGAGAAAGTTTATATTCATAGATCAACCAACTACTCTTGTAAATCAgtaaattttttcaaaaatcgTTGTAATTTCTTTTTCGAAACTTCCGACGGGTTCTATATATCTAACCATACCAAAGCTGGTTGGAAAGTATTTCCTCATAATTATAGATCAATGGTTAAACTTTACACTAGAGATGGTGATGGAAATTATGTGTTATTGAAACGTGATGATTATACAACCACCATTACTGATAGAGGTTGCTACAAATTCATGCTTGCTCaaggtgtaaaatgttatagGATTATGATGAAAAACAGTGTAGTATGGGAAGGAACCGATGGTGAAGAGACTCCTGAAGTTTTTTACGTTACCgttaaaaatgaagttgTACTTTTACTTGGTGGTAAATTTCATGTTTATGGGAAAAGAGCTGATAAGTATTTATATGTTAAAACTTACTCAACTTTTTAGTCGaagatttataaatttaaacctttaaactaaaattttaaaattaagacaaattttaattaaaaagactttataaaaatttttaaatgttttaacactcattacacattaattttttggttttaaaaatgattttatccattttatagtattatcaatatttaTGCATTAACTAGACAAGTTATAAATTGTCcagtatactattaaatattaattattttaacaattttcaagcttttaatgattaaaattgattttaaagtaaataaatatgaaattTGTTACAATTAAATCCAGAAttgtattaattttagctgaatttctaaaatcttaaaaataacaCCAATTGATGATTGTGGACATCTAGATACTCATATTAAACGAATATAAACAACTTTAAACAGtcaaataacactaaaaataactaaaacCCTATCAACATCGACTTTAGTCCGTATAACACATGTCTAAACTCATGTATACTcttttatatatacattgtgtatattatacctgttatacatagtatacaTTAAGCCCATAACATATATCTGTATATTGCTTGTAGAAAACATCATTTAGGCACTTTAGACCTTAGCACTACTTGTTTGTAGGGCCTTTCCTCATACGAGTTTCAGCGACTGTGTCGACCCAGCCCGACCAACTTTGGAGCCTCGACTGACCATTTTgggtatataaattttaggTCAATTTTAGACATTTTCCCCGCAATTAACATCATAACCCCCATTACAAATTAGAGCCAAACACACTATTTCA harbors:
- a CDS encoding SVSP family protein yields the protein MDRRYLIKHVIILVLIGFVRCADKSNDKTDDNGYGAEDSSKELRLVPYSDSEGEDDNSEETQTSEQAKSSTGVREAETQTDQDTPQDSTQFTQPQQYYDPTPQPGPVLYYVTLNQPIPLQPITEQPQILQHYGPQPIVEPINYGPQPISQPNDYGPQPIDYGPNQPIYYESPQPQTTQEQPIQYYDQPGMVQQTNYVPPPQDISMPGSYQQVYYGQQPAEPQQPIQPQYYQPPQPQQQIQPQYYQPTQPQYYQPPQSQQQIQPQTYQPPYDTVPIQPPQQMQPQYFQPPYETWPIQQPPQPLPTAGPQQPIQYYVPQQAPELLQPQVPPQQPMPTYQTPPLIPEQQFTQSGYPGPQQPPYPRHPLPIEQAQPIQPGSQQPPFPRHGIPIEQAQPIQPGSQQPTFPRHGLPLGQPIPRNLRPQFGLRGPQQRPGYPGPKFPPYPRPRLPVRQRMPPYARPRLPVQRHVPPLPRPRLPVRQPMPPFPRPQFGLRGPPPQPQPQPQPQPSHHFPGPMVTPRAPIQILTRPSNEKTESSDKPPKTTEKAVDETPTQPTQDHQPQSDTSEPAEPKVTEELEPETIPVQLDSDGDDGLTDQLSGLQLAGDKPTQPSQDKGPSKTPDQPQDQPTGDAAGSGDGQPPSDQPEQPSESGGAEGGDEPDQPKPEEVEGKGKRKICKEIKFYKKDEKGNTVPMTEDEYKIVKDNDQRTVYELTKNIAELHCDGEKVYIHRSTNYSCKSVNFFKNRCNFFFETSDGFYISNHTKAGWKVFPHNYRSMVKLYTRDGDGNYVLLKRDDYTTTITDRGCYKFMLAQGVKCYRIMMKNSVVWEGTDGEETPEVFYVTVKNEVVLLLGGKFHVYGKRADKYLYVKTYSTF